A region of the Candidatus Nanosynbacter lyticus genome:
CGATTGTTGTGTCGATGGCGGTGTTCTTGGGGTTGCAGGATGGGTTGAATAGTTCAGTTTTTGGGTTGTCTGTTTGGTTGTCTATTATTGTAATGTATGATGCCATGATGGTCCGGTATTCGTCGGGTATGCAGGGAGAAGCGTTGAATAGGTTAATTGTGGAGCAGGGTAGCAAGCTAAAAAAACTGCGTGTCGCTCATGGTCATACTCCTGTAGAAGTGCTTGCTGGAGCACTCATAGGCGCCGTTGTAGCTATTGTTGTATTTTTCGCAACAAAATAATTAATAAAACCTATTGACCTATCTAATTAGATAAGGTAAGATTGGTATTAAGTCTGGTTGCTGGAGTGCGAGTTAAGCAACGTTTTACAATCTGTAAAGTGGAGTAATTGATACTTCAGGCCGGCTTAAAATGAACCTTAACAATTTGATTGTGCAATATCATCGTCAGTTTATATTTTTGTAGAGCCTTAATACTTTGATACAAAGTAGATTTTTAACGGAGAGTTTGATCCTGGCTCAGGATGAATGCTGGCGGCGTGCCTAACACATGCAAGTCGAGCGGCAGCGAGGGGTGCTTGCACCCTGTCGGCGAGCGGCGAACGGCTGAGTAACGCGTAGGAATTTGCCCCAAAGTGAGGAATAACTGCCCGAAAGGGTAGCTAATGCCGCATGTGGTCTTCGGATTAAAGGATTTATCCGCTTTGGGAGAAGCCTGCGTTGGATTAGGTTGTTGGTAGGGTAATGGCCTACCAAGCCGACGATCCATAGCTGGTCTGAGAGGATGATCAGCCAGACTGGAACTGAGACACGGTCCAGACTCCTACGGGAGGCAGCAGTGAGGAATCTTCCACAATGGGCGAAAGCCTGATGGAGCAACGCCGCGTGAAGGATGAAGGCCTTCGGGTTGTAAACTTCTTT
Encoded here:
- a CDS encoding divergent PAP2 family protein, whose amino-acid sequence is MKVLVVPVIAWVISQGLKQVFHLMGRNRRVFSGDTNPKILLSGGMPSAHSAIVVSMAVFLGLQDGLNSSVFGLSVWLSIIVMYDAMMVRYSSGMQGEALNRLIVEQGSKLKKLRVAHGHTPVEVLAGALIGAVVAIVVFFATK